A genomic region of Bosea sp. 124 contains the following coding sequences:
- a CDS encoding ABC transporter ATP-binding protein, with protein sequence MSTATLDQPTATTPTTDNILSLNNIEVIYDHVILVLKGVSLHVPRRGIVAILGANGAGKTTTLKAISNLLKAERGEVTKGSIVFEGERVDRMSPNELVRRGCIQVMEGRHCFGHLSIEENLLTGAFTRRDGNAAIKRDLEKIYELFPRLKQRRNSQAGYTSGGEQQMCAVGRAMMSKPKMILLDEPSMGLAPQIVEEIFEIVRRLNAEEGVSFLVAEQNTNMALRYATYGYIMETGRVVMDGEAKMLRENEDVKEFYLGVAEGNKKSFREVKSYKRRKRWLS encoded by the coding sequence ATGTCCACCGCCACACTCGACCAGCCGACCGCCACGACCCCGACCACCGACAACATCCTGTCGCTGAACAACATCGAGGTGATCTACGATCACGTCATCCTCGTGCTGAAGGGAGTGTCGCTGCACGTGCCGCGCCGGGGCATCGTCGCGATCCTCGGCGCCAACGGGGCCGGCAAGACGACGACGCTGAAGGCGATCTCGAACCTGCTCAAGGCCGAGCGCGGCGAGGTCACCAAGGGCTCGATCGTGTTCGAGGGCGAGCGCGTCGACAGGATGTCGCCGAACGAACTGGTTCGCCGCGGCTGCATCCAGGTGATGGAGGGGCGGCACTGTTTCGGCCATCTCTCGATCGAGGAAAACCTGCTGACCGGGGCCTTCACGCGCCGCGACGGCAATGCCGCGATCAAGCGCGACCTCGAGAAGATCTACGAACTGTTCCCGCGGCTGAAGCAGCGCCGCAATTCGCAGGCTGGCTACACCTCGGGCGGCGAACAGCAGATGTGCGCGGTCGGCCGGGCGATGATGTCGAAGCCGAAGATGATCCTGCTCGACGAGCCCTCGATGGGACTGGCGCCGCAGATCGTCGAGGAGATCTTCGAGATCGTGCGAAGGCTGAATGCGGAGGAGGGCGTCTCCTTCCTCGTCGCCGAGCAGAACACCAACATGGCGCTGCGCTACGCGACCTATGGCTACATCATGGAGACCGGCCGCGTCGTCATGGACGGCGAAGCCAAGATGCTGCGCGAGAACGAGGACGTGAAGGAGTTCTATCTCGGCGTCGCCGAGGGCAACAAGAAGTCCTTCCGCGAGGTCAAGAGCTACAAGCGGCGCAAGCGGTGGCTGTCGTGA